The Panicum virgatum strain AP13 chromosome 3N, P.virgatum_v5, whole genome shotgun sequence genome includes the window gtataatgcgctttcttgaatgagaaatcatctgtgcagacataagatttctttcctaatgtaccctttccagttagtctcccctcatatcacgattcagggactccaatcagtttaaggtcatcaataaagtcaacacaaaagtcaatgacctcctcagttccgtaggcactggcgatgcttccttttggacgagctcgattacgaacacatttcttgagcacccccatgaacctttcgaatgggaacatgttgtgtagaaatactagtccgaggatatcaatctctttcacaaggtgcactagaagatgtgtcatgatgttgaagaaagatggtggaaatatcagctcaaagccaacaagacattgcaccacatcgttttgcagctttatcaaattctccgggtcaattatcttctgagaaactgtgtcgaggaaggcacatagcttcacgatggttaacccgacgttatcaggcagaatcccccgcagcacaactggaagaagttcggtcataaccacatggcagtcatgggacttgagatttgtaaatttcttctctgccaaatttaagattttttttatattagatgagtatccagatggaacctttacactgctcaagcagtcaaacatagtttctttctcttccttgctaagagtatagctggcaggacttaagtattgtcgtccattatctcgtgCTTCtattgtatcttttgtctttcagtacactcccaagaatgctatcaggttgacggaaaaattcttcgtgaggtgcatcacatcaattgcatgacgaacatctaagacttcccaatatggtaactcccaaaatatagatttattcttccacatgggcgccattccgttttcgttcggaacaggttggctaccagatccctttccaaaaataacttctagatcttttaccatgttgaagacgtctttaccactacggtgcatcggttttgttcggtggtccgcttggcctttgaaatgcttgcccttctttcgtaccgcatgcctgatgggaagaaaccgacgatgacccatgtatacaaccttcttacagtgagtcaaccatatattatcggtatcatctaaatagtgtgtgcatgctttgtatcccttgttcgaatgtcctgacaagttactaagagtaggccagtcattgatcgttacgaacagcaatgctcgtaggttgaagtttttctgtttgtattcatcccacatccgtacaccttcatcgccccaaagcaataagagttcttcgaccaatggtcttaggtacacatcaatgtcatttccgggctgctttggacccgggataagcactggcatcatgatgaactttcgtttcatgcagagccatggtggaagattttacatacaaagagtcacatgccaagtgctatgaccactgctcatctcaccaaaaggattcatgccatccgtactcaaactgaaccttatgtttctcgcatccaaatcaaattcagggtacattctatctatttttctccactgcgacccatcagcggggtgtctcaacatcaagtctttcttgcgttcctctttgtgccatcgcatcaacttagcattatctttatttctaaacagatgcttcaaacatggtattataggcgaataccatatgaccttcgcaggaactctcttccggggaggctccccctcgacatctccaggatcatcttttctaatcttgtaatgcaatgcactgcatacgggacatgcatccaaattctcgtactcgcctcggtagaggatgcagtcgttggggcatgcatgtatctttttcacttccaatcctaaagggcaaacaagttgtttggcttcatacgttgtggtaggcaattcgttgtccttaggaagcattttttaacaagtttgagtaattcaccaaatctcttgtcggatacaccatttgtcgccttccattgcagcaactccaaggtggtgccaagtttcttcaatccattttgacaatctgggtacaacaacttatggtggtcctctaacaacttctggaacttcaacctctccgtttcactctcacagtctgcctgcacattgtgcaatgcctgtcCCAGATCATCACTGGGATCATTTTCttctacatctacttcgggctcttccatgggaatatcgtcatcgaatgcaccgattccagcattcccgggaaagtggtcatcaaaatcttcttcttcattgtcttccatggtaacccgctgttctccgtgcttcatccaacaaacatacttctccatgaaaccatttgcgaaaatctGGCTGTGTaagattcttgaagatgagtaatccttgttattgttgcaatgaacacacgggcagcacataaaaccattctgcttgtttgcctcagccacagacaaaaaataatgcaagccatcaatgaattctttcgaacgtcggtcagcattgtacatccattgccggtccatctgcattttaaataaatcgatttgaattctttacacgtatcgaataaataaaatatatcaaacctaaattaaactaaatgtaacataacatgaataattaaaaggtCTATAATATCCATCAtgcatcttgattaattaaaaggagtacttaatccattatagaacttaacaaaggagtactatacatgaaacttaaaaattcggacaacaacacataggttttcaaccgtccttgcgttggaacgcagaatgctctaacagatttcttgctggcgcaaaagaagatggcggagcttaaacctccgagtttggtggtgatgaaccgtaacgccgcaataaatcctcaagatcaaacggaggttcctcgccccttgccatgcattctctatattctttttccaaataacggagcgttgccctatgaaaagcactaggttttttggaccgacgacctactcgagttatgcccttctctccagaaggacaatgataacccccaccggcgccactccctccagctgctgaagccatattttactgaaaaatacatttattttccacaaaattataaattattaccattacaatgcaaatattatttactattacaattacaatgatcagattaataactcttgcaaataacaatgaaatcatataaaaaagacgaaatgtatcattaattgaaagaaatctctaattaattgaaacaaatctctataacttctaattacttttacacccttcagttccgggagtacactcttttcaatatccagaaaccctctaaaagaagaaaaaacttttatttctgaaaatatatatgtcagtaacctcaaccctgcggtgatgacactgcctttcgggtggacacggtgcggtacaaggatgtcaccaatcgacCAGTCGCAGCActaacatttacgattaataggcacatcaCTTGGCACAGCCAGCGTGCTCGTTGGTATGCTCTCAGTACTACAACggtcatgctgactgcgtcaaatgctgtcttcttatcaatcggaagtgctggtgatacGACCAACTAattcgcgacgtccttataacacatcgtgtatccccgaaaggtagtgcaatcaccgttggatggagattaacgacgtatacttatttcgaaataaagattttttagcttctatatggtttcaatgtgagcctgaataaatacatcactagagtgtcaaaataatccattcataatacaaaaaattataatataatcatttcattaattcattcatgaataaaaaaatcaactatccacaatatggtcatatatacaagtacatcacatgaagtgtctacactcagtctaaaaatttctactatccacatactcatctaaatctaaaagaaaatcacacatacatatgcaatctaaatgtccaagaaatgagctagctacatattttctctatttctaaagcatgaaatgagctatacaaaccaaggaagaagagaaaaacaagccacaaacctttagcgccgatggatggacggagaATCAAatatcttcacaaatgtggtgaagaaatgagcaaaaattcctctctcccgagccaagaacagtaagaacaagtgagctgaatggctcgggcgggggagagggaaggggataaaggggccaaggaattttgtcccggttggagacaccaatcgggacaaaaggggggccttttatcccggttggtggctccaaccgggacaaaaggctgcgcgggccttttgtcttggttggagccaccaactggGATAAAAGGCCACCCTTTTGTCACAGTTGGTGcatccaaccgggacaaaagacccctgtccccccgctagcccggctagccgttggacctggGACAAAAgacacctattgtcccgggcccaaaggctgccgggacaaatggcctggaacaaaggtctgttctgtagtagtggaaagaaaaagaaattcaTATACTATATACGAATGGATGATACATATATCATAAACAAGGAATATGAAGCAGGTATAGTAGGAATCGAACCCGTAATCTCAAGGTTACGAGCTTTGTGAGCTACCAAACGGCTCCACCTTCTTAAACTAAAGAGCGAGGAACAAAACTAGTGGATAAAAGGGCGCCTCTCTACCATATCTATACAAATTGGGAAACAACACAATGTGACAAAAACTGGCGCATGCAAAGGGAGCATTAAAAATCGCTTCTTTTAAATAGGTAAATAATGACGGCATAAGTAGGATTGATAAGTAAAATTTCATGTCTTTATTATTGTACCCGCTCCAAATAAAATTACCATCTATGAATAGAGGGAGTACTATGAGTTGATAGCCTGGTTTCAATCAACATGATCGACCTAGGCAGTCGGCAGAGTAGTAGACCAATAATGAATGTGGACTCACAATTAGCATCTATTGGCGCTGGTACTCTTACTAAAGTCTTTTAAGTCTTGGTTAAAATTTAGCTCATCTCATTAGCACTTTTGTTTGGATAGATTAGTTATAAAATTTAGCATTTTAAGGTATTAGCATTTGGATCCAAACACCTCTTAATCTTCTTGTACTAAAACCGAGGCAACAAATAGGACCCATGTCTTCTTATGGATTTATGATAAGaaagaggattttttttttttgaagaaattgcAGGAGCACCGCTTTGTCTTTTAAGCAGGGAGAAAAAAGAGATCAATAGTAGTGCTTACAACGATGGTATTACATAAATAAAGAAGCTCAGACTCTAGGAATAACTTAAACATTAAAAGAAAATAACACTAGTTTCCTGCAGGTCATAAAGCCAATCTCAATAGAAATGTTATTAGTattaaatttgttgacatgacaGAAAAGAGAAGGAGGAGTGTCATAGGATGTGAAAGGAGTACCATCACCATAACACTCCTCCGGCTCGGTTACCTAGTTTAGAGTTTTAGTAATTGTGCTATGACACTCCCCACTGAGATTGGTCTAAACCCGCATTGCATCTCAGCTTTGATCTTCTGCATCACCTCCCCATATGTCATTGTTTTTTCTCAAAGATGCCCTTGTTTATCACCTTTCATATGTTTTTTTTGAATAATTACCTTCCAGATGTGTCAGACTCGGAGCAGCAAGACTGCTTACAAGCCTAGAATGATCTAAAATAAGGAATAACACATTGTATGTATCTTATCCTATGTAACTACCCGTACAAGAGTAGAATTAGTCGAATATAAAAAAACTACTTGATAGACATGGAGAAGAACTCTTTTGGTAGTATTCACATGTAATACTATCCCCAgaactatataagggcgggcagggacccctcaaAACATAACCTACATCCAAGGCAATACAAATCACAAatatgacgtagggtattacgcatctcGTGGTCCGAACATGTTTATagttttgtgttccttgcaccatcagtTCCAGACCTTGATgggcttggcggctaaacactGACAAGATGTTCCATCCACCTGTATATGTTATattactattttatattatattaCTGGATTTAATATTATTAAGTAGTACCCCTATATAGTTATTATGTTAGTAGCGGAGGATGGTGCATGTAGCTAATTTTTGGGGCATCCGCCTGTATGTACTGAAGCTGCTGAATGCAAAGAATAATAATGTAGCTAATTTTAGCAGAAAGAGTATAGAGTGCCATGCATGTAATTACTAGGTAGCTAGAGGTGATGAGGGAAAGAGAAGAAACACCCGCGCAAAATGCGTTCTGCCCCTGACGTTACCCAGCTCCCCTGCTCGACCCTAGCTTGTTCATCGCGCGGAAGAAATTGAATTGGactcacttttttttttactctgATCAAATCGATCCATGATCCTAGCTAGCTAGTTGTTGTTAATTAGTCGTGGGACGATAGATCTACGTCGACCCtgcaagaggaagaggaggaagaagaaaaaaaaaggggcgGGCGGCCATGGATTGCACGATGACCAGCAGCATCCTGTCGGCCAACTACAACACGATCCTGTTCGAGTTCGGCGTCATCCTCGTCACCAGCAAGATCCTCCACGCGCTGCTCCGCAACGTCTTCCAGCCGCGCGTCTTCTCCGATCTCCTAGTGCGTCGCTCGCCCGCCCGCCATGAATGCTTAATTTGCTTGCTTGGTGTTCTCTCCTGCATCATATATATATCCACGGTGATCTCATCTCATCTGCATAATGGCGGCAGCTGGGCATCGTGCTCGCCCAGTTCCGGGTGCTCTCCCTGACCAACGCCATCAACCTGGTGTTCGGCAAGATCGGCGGGTTCGTGTTCGCGCCCTACCTCTTCGCGCTGGGCGTGGAGATGGACCCCGGCACGCTCCTGGACGCCCccaccgccgacgccgtcgTCGCCTACGCCGGCATCATCTCCACCTCCGTTCTCGTCACGCTCTTCCACATGCCGCTGATGAAGGCCACCTCCGGCGTGGTCCACGAGCACTCCCTGCGCTCCTtcctcggcctcgccgccgtACTCGCCAACACCGCCTCGCCCGTCCTCACCCGCCTCACCACGGACCTCAAGATCGCCAAGACCGCCGTCGGGCGCCTGGCCGTCGGCGCCGGCCTCGCCTCCGACATGGTGACCACCATGCTGATCGCCGTCGGCAGCATGATCTGGCGCGACGCCGGGGGCGACTCGCCCGTCGTGCAGCCGGTGCTCACGGCCGCCGTCCTGGTGGTGGTGATCGTGTCGGCGTTCGTGTCCCGGGCCATGGCCGAGTGGGTGGGCGGGCGCAACCCGGAGGGGCGGCGCATGCGCGGCTTCGACCTCTCGCtggtggcgctggcggcggcggcgctctgctgGCTCAGCTCGGCGCTGCGGCTGGACGTGAACATGGCGGCGTTCCTGGTGGGGCTGGCGTTCCCGAGCGAGGGCCGGGTGTCGCGGCTGCTGGTGAGCAGGATCAACCTGGTGCTCAGCTCCTTGGTGCTGCCGCTCTACGTCTGCCACGTCTGCCTCTCGCTCCGGCAGACGACGGACGACATCGAGGCCACCGGGCTGGGGCGCGCCGAGGGCTTCCGGGCCTTCGTCATGGAGCTGCCCTTCCCCTGGTGGAAGGTCTTGTTCGTGACGGTGATGGGCACGCTGGGGAAGCTGAcggggtgcgcggcggcggggctgctcCGCGGGCTCGGGTGGCTGGAGGCGCTGGCGCTGGGCATGCTGCTCAACGTAAAGGGCTACTTCCACATCTACTGCGCGCAGGCGGCGTTCGACGCCGGCATCATCACGGACAGGTCGTTTATGGCCATCATCTTCATGGTGGCGCTCAACGTGGCGGTGACGCCCATGGTGGGGGTGGGCATCGCGTCCTGGGCCCGCCGGAGCGTGCAGTGGCAGCTGATGGCGGGGCTGCAGCACCACGACCCGTCGGCGGAGCTCCGCCTCGTGGTGGGGCTGCACAGCCCGCAGGACGTGCCGACGCTGGCCTGCCTGATGGAGGCGctgcggtgcggcggcgagctggcCGCCTACGCCGTGGACATGGTGCAGCTGACGGACcagacggcggcggccatcgtCGGGGGCGGGGGCTTGGACGGCGTGACGGTGGTGGACGAGGAGGTGTCGGAGATGCGCAAGCTCATCGGTGAGGCGCTGAACGCGTACCAGGCGGAGTGCGGCGGGGGCGTGCGGGTGCGGCGGCTGCTGGCGTTGTCGTCGTTCCCGGACATGCACAGCGACATCTGCATCTGTGCCGAGGACGCCATGGCGACGCTGGTGCTGCTGCCCTTCCACAAGGCGCAGCGGGCGGACGGGAGCATGGACGCGGGCCACTTCGGCTTCCGGCTGGTGAACCAGAAGGTGCTGCAGCTGGCGCCGTGCTCGGTGGGCGTGGTCGTGGACCGGGGCCTCGGGAAGCAGGAGGagcaggcggtggtggtggtgttcaTCGGCGGCGCGGACGACCGCGAGGCGCTGACGCTGGCGGCACTCATGTACAGGCACCCGGGGGTGCGGCTGACGGCGCTGCGTGTGGTGCAGAACGCGACGGCGCAGGCACGCGCCAGGGCGCGGACGAGCCTGTTCGAGACGAAGGcgagccggcgcggcggcggcgcagcggcggcgctggggctggaggaggcgcagaTGCAGGTGGACaacaagttcttcgcggagttCTACCGGAAGCACGTggcggggggcggcggcaggggcatgGGGTACCTGGAGAAGCACGTGGCGGACGGCGCGGAGCTGGTGGCGGTGCTGCGCGACCTGCAATCGGAGTACCGGCTCTTCGTGGTGGGGCGCGGCCGCGACCGGAGCTCGGTGCTGACGGAGGGGCTGGACGAGTGGGCCGAGTGCCTGGAGCTGGGCCCCGTCGGCGATATCCTGGCGTCCTCCGACTTCTCGCCCACCGCCTCCGTGCTCATCGTGCAACAGTACGACGCCAAGAAGCACTACAAGGTCATCGACGACGAGTTCATGCCCTTGTAGCTGCCtagaccggtgtatgtaatggaGCTGTAGATGGTGTGTAATTTGTCAGGACATACTACTGCTATTACAtactgtatgtatgtatgtatgtagtTTTCTTTCTGTTCTTTTAATCTGAAATACAAATACACAACTGCGAATCTGCCTTtaactcattttttttctttttgttttggtgGAAAACTGTGAATCTGGTACTGTATTCTCTTTTTTTgaacaaaataaaacaacaacaacagcagcaacagcaacaatGAATCTGGTACTAGAATGCAGAGGCGTAGCTAGAGGGTGGTCCGGGTGGGCCATGGACCACCCTAGGAATCCAGCCCAAGGCACATGACCCTTGTTTAGCAATTCAAATCGATTGATTCTGAAGAAAAAAAGACATTGCTCCTGGTGTTCATCACCTCCTTTCGCTATGGCGATGTTCTGTATTCAATTTTTCCTCAAGACAACAGTGTGACACTTACTGAAATCCAATCATAGAGGGTCAGAAAACATGCCACTGGACCACCCTAAACTGAAATCCTAGCTACGCCACTGCTAGAATGCTCTATTACTATGAGAATTTAGTGGCTTGCCTTCCGTGAATAACTGGCATTGAAAGATAAGAAAAGATACTGTGACAAATGTACTGTAGCAGTTCTGGTAGCACAGAACACGATTGCAGGGATACTGTTTTCATGGGGACTGTTCATGCAGATCTGATCGTTGATCTTGCGATCGACGGTTTTCACGCCTTGAGCAGGTTAGTGAATCTGATCCAGAAACAAAGTTTGCAAGGCCTCGATCAGCAGCAGTATTTGTTGTTGGGCCTTGTTTTGGGCCGGGTGGGTTTGGTGGTAAGGCCGTACGTACGGCGTCAGTCATCAGAAGGAAAGAAACTGATGAAGAGCTAGCTCAGCTGGTTGCTTGCACTCTCTTTCCTCTCTCTGCCGGTTTTCCTCCGTGTCCTTTCTCCTGCCGATCGGATCCCCTTCCCCTGTCCCCCTCCCTCTTCGCCATCTCGGCTGCTGGATCTCATCGAGCGGAGCGATCAATCGGCCGCTTGCCCGGGCCCAGTCCTCGCCCATCTCGTCTTCGGCTCGATTGCAGCCAGCCAGAGCCAGGTCGGATTGGCATCCAGCTCATCGATATCCCCAAATCGATCCATCCAtggggcggctgctgctggtgaGCCTGCCGGCGACGGGCGCCGTCACCTACCGCTGCAAGCACTGCGACACGCCCCTCGCCTACGGCACCGACATCATCTCCAGGGTTGCTATATACGTACTAATTTGCttgctttctttttcttgaataTTGCATATGATATAATTGAGAGTTTCCTTagcttctttctttctttctttctttcagaATATATATTCTTGCTTCCTTCCTTcttgatcgatcgatcgatccatgTTCCGTTTGGTTCGATCCCAAGTGATGATTGACTAATGATTGCCGCCttgtaaaaaaaacaaaaaaaca containing:
- the LOC120664102 gene encoding cation/H(+) antiporter 28-like; amino-acid sequence: MDCTMTSSILSANYNTILFEFGVILVTSKILHALLRNVFQPRVFSDLLLGIVLAQFRVLSLTNAINLVFGKIGGFVFAPYLFALGVEMDPGTLLDAPTADAVVAYAGIISTSVLVTLFHMPLMKATSGVVHEHSLRSFLGLAAVLANTASPVLTRLTTDLKIAKTAVGRLAVGAGLASDMVTTMLIAVGSMIWRDAGGDSPVVQPVLTAAVLVVVIVSAFVSRAMAEWVGGRNPEGRRMRGFDLSLVALAAAALCWLSSALRLDVNMAAFLVGLAFPSEGRVSRLLVSRINLVLSSLVLPLYVCHVCLSLRQTTDDIEATGLGRAEGFRAFVMELPFPWWKVLFVTVMGTLGKLTGCAAAGLLRGLGWLEALALGMLLNVKGYFHIYCAQAAFDAGIITDRSFMAIIFMVALNVAVTPMVGVGIASWARRSVQWQLMAGLQHHDPSAELRLVVGLHSPQDVPTLACLMEALRCGGELAAYAVDMVQLTDQTAAAIVGGGGLDGVTVVDEEVSEMRKLIGEALNAYQAECGGGVRVRRLLALSSFPDMHSDICICAEDAMATLVLLPFHKAQRADGSMDAGHFGFRLVNQKVLQLAPCSVGVVVDRGLGKQEEQAVVVVFIGGADDREALTLAALMYRHPGVRLTALRVVQNATAQARARARTSLFETKASRRGGGAAAALGLEEAQMQVDNKFFAEFYRKHVAGGGGRGMGYLEKHVADGAELVAVLRDLQSEYRLFVVGRGRDRSSVLTEGLDEWAECLELGPVGDILASSDFSPTASVLIVQQYDAKKHYKVIDDEFMPL